A region from the Arvicola amphibius chromosome 12, mArvAmp1.2, whole genome shotgun sequence genome encodes:
- the F11r gene encoding junctional adhesion molecule A — MGTEGKAGKKLLFLFTFVILGSLVQGKGSVYTSQPDVQVAENNPVKLSCTYSGFSSPRVEWKFVQGDTTTLVCYNSQITASYAGRVTFSSSGITFNSVTRKDTGEYTCMVSEDGGQNYGEVNIHLTVLVPPSKPTVNIPSSVTIGNRAVLTCSEQDGSPPSEYSWFRDGIDMLTDAKKTRAFVNSSYTVDPKTGDLVFDPVTAFDTGEYYCQAQNGFGTATRSEAVRMEAVELNVGGIVAAVLVTLILLGVLIFGIWFAYSRGYFERTKKGTAPSKKVIYSQPSTRSEGEFKQTSSFLV, encoded by the exons gCTCTTTGGTACAAGGCAAGGGATCAGTGTACACTTCTCAGCCCGACGTCCAAGTTGCTGAGAATAACC CTGTCAAGCTGTCCTGTACCTACTCTGGCTTCTCCTCTCCCCGAGTGGAATGGAAGTTCGTCCAAGGCGACACGACCACACTTGTTTGCTATAACAGCCAGATCACAG CCTCCTATGCAGGTCGTGTCACCTTCTCGTCCAGTGGCATCACATTCAATTCTGTGACCCGGAAAGACACTGGAGAGTATACTTGTATGGTCTCTGAGGACGGTGGCCAGAACTATGGGGAAGTCAACATCCACCTCACCGTGCTTG tGCCCCCATCCAAGCCGACGGTCAATATCCCCTCCTCTGTCACCATTGGGAACAGGGCAGTGCTGACCTGCTCAGAACAAGATGGTTCCCCGCCGTCTGAGTATTCCTGGTTCAGGGATGGGATAGACATGCTTACAGATGCCAAGAAAACCCGTGCCTTCGTCAATTCTTCATACACCGTTGATCCAAAGACAGGGGACCTg GTCTTTGATCCTGTGACAGCCTTTGATACTGGCGAATACTACTGTCAAGCCCAGAATGGCTTCGGGACAGCCACGCGGTCAGAGGCTGTACGCATGGAGGCTG TGGAGCTGAATGTGGGGGGCATCGTGGCCGCTGTCCTGGTAACACTGATTCTCCTTGGAGTCTTGATTTTTGGCATCTGGTTTGCCTACAGCCGAGGATACTTTGAAA gaacaAAGAAAGG GACCGCACCAAGTAAAAAGGTGATCTACAGTCAGCCCAGTACTCGAAGTGAG GGGGAGTTCAAACAGACCTCGTCATTCCTGGTGTGA